The following DNA comes from Miscanthus floridulus cultivar M001 chromosome 5, ASM1932011v1, whole genome shotgun sequence.
GAGTTTGCTAAGATATGGCATAATAACTCATCAGTTAATTCTACTAGACAGAAGAAATGCACATGCTATTCGGCTATCTCCATAAAACCTAGATAAATATGGATCCTTTTTATGCTTGCACTCTCAAAAGAATATGGAGCATCAGCTGTGAACTTTTCCTCTTTTAGACTGTTAGTGTTTAACGTACTCTACTAAATGAATGTGAGTCCACTGTTCTGTTCTTTAACCTCTTGCCGGGAAGAATCCATGGGCTGCATTATTTTACTGAAAAGGGGATTTGCTAACTTGTTGAGATTGCGCATTGCATTTACATTTGTATTTGTTTTATCCATTTCCTTTTCTTAAAGAAATTATTCTTGGgttgccaaaaattttgggtTATGAAGTGCTGAAATATTCTTTGCAGATTTTTATCACAGATTACTTCTTCAAAGCAACCTTGGATGAAAATTTCAGTTTAGCTGATATTGAGGTAACTCTGATCCCAATCTTGGCAGGGTTATGTGAATTGGTTAGTGCCTTAGTGGAGATGATTTGATTCATGTCAGACCATGTTCTTGGAGAAACTAATGAAGATGGTTGAAGACCATTTCTTAcctttcttccttccttcttTTGGGTAGGAATGTTAATATAACCTTCAAAATTCAAACATTTCTTACAGTAATAACTGATATCTGTTACTCAGAACCACACGATCAATCAATTAACCGACCACCAAATGACTTTGTAAATTGATACATTTAGAACCTTATGCTGTTACACAACAGATAAGCATTATGTGCTTATCCAGTTTTCGTGCTTGCTTCGATTGCTTTAGCTTTTTGTGCCCCATCttttcaacaccaaacaacaggCAACACGTTTTCTAGGGAAACTCATTTGCCATTTCCTGTTATTTTCTCATATGGCAAAATATAGGTATTGTAGTTGCTGATTTTGCACAAGTCCAGGAATTATTTATTCTGATATTGCTATGTAATTTAGTTCAATTCTAATGTTATTTAGTATGTCAGGTCGAGGTGGAGATTGACTCACACAAGGAAGACCGGGAGCATGTCCCAACTTTGTCTATTGAAGCAACACTCTTTGATAACTCTGGACTATCTAACAGTATAGACTGCTGATCTTTCATCTGCTAATGCAGTCAATTTGAAACCGAAGACAAAACCAACTCGAGGCCCTTGTCCTGGTTTTCATGGTTATGTTCTTGgtggaaaaatagaaaatccaaaactTTGGTCTAGTGAGCATGTAAGAGATATAACCCAAGGGAAATTCTATTGCCAAACATTACTATTACAGTTCTATCTGTATGAAAGTTATGTCTTTTTAACTATCCTTCCTCTTGTAACAGCCCAACTTATACACGCTTGTCGTTCTCCTTAAAGACGCCAATGGGAAGCTTATTGACTGTGAATCATGCCAAGTGGGCATTCGTAATGTGGTCCTGGCACACAAGCAAATGCTCGTCAATGGATGTCCTGTTGTACTAAGAGGTGTCAACAGACATGAGCACCATCCACGCCTTGGAAAGACAAATTTAGAAGCATGCATGATCAAGGTCGATATCTTCCTCTGTCATATTGGAGAACATTTTAAGTTTTTAACATATCATCTCTTTGGTTTGATTTAATCATCTTCCCAGGTTTAGATTCTTACAATCTATCTATTTGTGACAGGATCTGGTTTTGATGAGGCAAAACAATATTAATGCTGTTAGAAATAGCCATTACCCACAGCACCCGAGGTGGTATGAGTTATGTGACATTTTTGGTCTTTATGTCATAGATGAAGCCAACATTGAGACACATGGTTTTGATGACTCTAGCACCTTCAAACATCCTACACTAGAACCTATTTGGGCAAATGCAATGCTTGATCGTGTTGTTAGCATGGTGGAGAGagataagaatcatgcatgcattaTTGTTTGGTCCCTAGGAAATGAATCTTCATATGGACCTAATCATGCTTCCATGTCTGGTAAACCATTCTTACCTGTCAGTTTATTTTTTCTGTATCTTCTCATCTAATGGTAACATCCTTCTAGGGTGGATTCGTGGAAGGGATCCAACAAGACTCCTCCATTATGAGGGAGGTGGTTCCAGAACATCATCCACAGATATTGTGTGCCCCATGTATATGCGTGTCTGGGATATTGTTAAGATAGCAAAAGATCCATCTGAAACAAGGCCTCTAATTCTTTGCGAGTATGCTAAGTGTGACCTCACATATTAATTACTTGATTCTCTTTGTCTGTATTCATATGATTTTGATTAAAAAAACTTTTTCCTTTTGCTTTCAAGATATTCACATGCTATGGGAAACAGTAATGGGAATATTGATGCGTATTGGATGGCCATAGACAACACTTTTGGACTCCAAGGAGGTTTTATATGGGACTGGGCTGATCAGGTATCACCTATTTACTTTCATCCACTCTTGACCTTTGCGTGATTCTAGTTTCTATAAGCCTCTAGGACTTTCTTATGTCTCTCACTGGTTGGGTCAAGTTATGACTTATTATGGCCTGCCTTTTGATTAGTGGATAAACTAGACAGGATTATAAGAAGCCACTTTCTTTAACTTTCATCATCGCATAAAAATCATGTCAAGCTAATCTAGTACGTTGCTACAGCCTACAAATGAAATGCTGTAAAAATGTATCATTGATGAATTTTCTTCATTTTCTTATGCCATCGTTTGTTTCTCACTGCTATCCTTTTCCCTTTTTTTGTTTCAGGGTTTACTGAAGGAGGACTCAGATGGATCTAAATTTTGGGCATATGGTGGTGACTTTGGAGATACTCCAAATGACTCCAATTTTTGCCTCAATGGCATTGTGTGGCCTGATCGGACGATTCACCCAGCCGTTCATGGTAACCGGAAATACTAGGGAAAAATGTTTTTGTCTTATGTATCAATTTGTTAAACTAATATCTTTGTCTCCAAAGTCATTGGATGCCAAACTTGGTTGACCAAATTGATTCTGGTTGCAGAAGTTAAATACCTTCACCAGCCtatcaaaatatcatcagcaGATAACATGCTTAAGGTAACCTCTGGTTGATGTTTGTTAGTCATCAAGTTATTTTCTTATGTGCTTTGTGCTTCTAATAGTTCCATTATTATCATACAGATTGAAAATGGACACTTTTTTGAGACAACAGGAAGCTTTGGACTTCAGTTGGGTTCTTCATGGAGATGGTTGCATCTTGGGCTCTGGTTCTTTGAATGTTCCAACTTTGGCACCGCAAACTAGTCAGCTCATCAACATGGAATCATCACCTTGGTTTGCCCTTTGGAGTGCTTGTGCAGCAAAAGAAGTATTTTTGTCTGTAACTGTGAAACAGAGGCATGAAACACGATGGGCTAACGCCGGTCATCTCTTGGCTTCAGCACAACTGTGTTTGCCTCAGAAAAATGTCTTTGTCCCCAACGTATGTTTTCTCAGTCTGATCTTGTTTACTACTTTACTCCTGTTTCATCCTCATTGTCTTACGGCTTAATACTATTTTACTCCTGTTTCGTCCTCATTCTCACACAGGTTAGTACTATTTTACTCCGGTTTCTTCCTCATTGTCTTACAGCTTAGTATCATCTTCAGGTGATAGCATTCTCCAGTAGCCCTTTGGTCTGTGAACGCATTGGTGATAGTTTAACCATCTGCAAGAATAATGCATGGAAAATTAAAGTAAACAGTCAATTGGGAACAATCGACAGCTGGAAGGTATGTAGAGTGTTCATGGGGAGCTGAAACATGCTGTCCATACATGCCAAAAAGTACTAAATAGGCGAAGTGTAAATCAAGTGGACTGATAAAACTCATGGTGCTTTTGCAAACAACAGGTCAACGACGTGGAGCTTATGAGCAAGGGGATACTCCCATGCTTTTGGCGCGCACCAACTGACAACGACAAAGGAGGTTTCTTCACCAAGCCATATGCTTCGCGATGGAGAGAAGCCTTCCTCGACAACTTCACGTTCCACAGCAGCCAGTTCTCTGTCAAGGAATCGCCGGACAACACCGTGGAGTTCTCCACCGTCTACTATGGCGTTCCCGGGCATTTACCGAAGCCTGATGACGAAGCCTCCGAGTCCATTCTCTTCCGGGTGAAGATGGTCTGCCGGATTCACGAGTCAGGCGACGTGGTTCTCGACTACGAGGTGAACCCCAGGAGCGACCTCCCTCCCCTTCCCCGGGTGGGCGTCGTGTTCAGCGCCGAGAGGTCCCTGAGCCAGGTCACGTGGTACGGCCGGGGCCCCTTCGAGTGCTACCCGGACCGCAAGGCGGCGGCGTACGTCGGCGTGTACGAGAGCAGCGTGGAGGATCTGCACGTGCCGTACATTGCTCCCGTGGAGTGCGGCGGGCGGGCGGACGTCAGGTGGGTGGCGCTCCGCGACGCCGGCGGGCTCGGCCTGTTCGCCACGGCGCACGGTGGCTCCCCGCCGATGCAGATGAGCGCCAGCTACTATGGCGCCGCGGAGCTCGACAGGGCGACGCACGTCCACAGGCTGGTGAAGGGGGACGACATCGAGGTGGGAAGCGatgtgttttttttgtttttgtttttgagaGCTGCTGCGAAGTGGTCGGGTCGGGGAGTGATGGCTCGGCTCGTGTTTGTTTTGCAGGTGCATCTTGACCACAGGCACATGGGGCTGGGCGGCGACGACAGCTGGTCGCCGTGCGTGCACGAGCAGTACCTGCTGCCGCCGACGCGGTACGCCTTCTCCCTGCGGCTCTGCCCCGTGCTGCCGACGTCGTCGTGCCATGACATCTACAGGTCTCAGCTCCCCAGCTGATGGTGGTGCCGTGCCGGAGGCCCGTGAAGAGAGAGGTCCATCGAGCCTTGCGAAACAACAACGAACCAGAGACGCATTCGATCCTGCAATGGCCTGGCCAGTAAATtattataataaaataataaagcagAGACGCATTCGCTCCTGCAAGCTGCAACGGCCTGGTTCCCGTGATGTTCTAACAAATCCTGGGTATGTTTGTCGGTTACTAGCAAACGTGCGTGGCGTTGCATGGAACTAAACACGTCTTGAAATCGGACTTCATACTGAATTCTCTGAGTTTGGTTCATGAATGCGGATAACAAATCGAGATATGGAGAACGTGAGGGCCGGGACACATACCGAGGGCACTTTGGAAAGTAAAAAAAGAGGGATATAATTTGGgagtaaaaaaatgaaaaaaaccgGCAATCTTTATAATTTTGTGTAAGAAAGAATACTAAATTTCTTCCAACAGTGTTAAAAAGTGAATTATTTTTTTCCTGCTTCTAAGTGCATGTTTGGCTGGGCTTCTGCTTGGCTTCAGCCCATTTTTCAATAAAAAGTAGGAGCTGAAGCTATTTTGGAGCAACCATAAATTATGGCTTCAAAATGACTCCGGCTTTTCTAGAGGAACACCCCAAAAAAGTCGTGCCAAACATCCCAAGACTATCTATATTATTCTTGAAAATTTAGTAAAGTGTAACTAGTCACATCAGATGAAATTTTAGTAGCCATATCAGACGAATTTCAATAGCTAGGCACACGATTTTGGTAACCAATAACCAATCCTACGTTCAATCAGGAAAGCACCAATAACAAATCCGTTATAAGTTATAACCATCAAATGAAAGCACCAATGACAAATCCTACGTTATAACCATAAAACAAAAGTGCTAGTTATTACTCAATGATGAAACTCCATGGTAGATAAAAAACGGTGCAATATGATAGGAAAGGAATAAATAAGAGTGAAATACACTAGCGGCCCTTTAACTTGTCGGCCTGTGTCAGTTCGGTCCACGAACTTGCAAACGCGGAAAATGGGCCCCTGAACTTGTCAATTTGTTCACCGCAGGTCCATTTCCCATCtgacgacgtggcagcgccagcgTGGCAAACGAAGCATGTGAGCCGCACATTTCAATATCGAACACAGGTGACAATATGCATCTAGGCACCTCCACCTCGTCAAATCTCCAAAATCTTGTTTTCTCTTCAAGTTCATCGTGCTGGGGGCGAGGCGGCTTGCGACGGAGGCAAAAGTCGGCGACTTTGCAAGATTCCGTGGAAGAGCAACGATGAGACGTACCTAG
Coding sequences within:
- the LOC136451110 gene encoding LOW QUALITY PROTEIN: uncharacterized protein (The sequence of the model RefSeq protein was modified relative to this genomic sequence to represent the inferred CDS: deleted 2 bases in 2 codons) — protein: MALAYASAMFPLSSPSHKTWEDPSFFKWRKREAHVPLRSQDTLEGALKYWHERRNVNYLNSDAAVWNDDAVRGALESAAFWSKGLPYARSLSGYWKFLLSPSAESVPERFYDPHFDDSNWAPLPVPSNWQMHGFDRPIYTNVTYPFPLNPPFVPADNPTGCYRTVFHIPKEWKGRRILLHFEAVDSAFFAWVNGVPIGYSQDSRLPAEFEVTDCCHPCDSDKENVLAVQVMRWSDGSYLEDQDHWRLSGIHRDVLLLSKPQIFITDYFFKATLDENFSLADIEVEVEIDSHKEDREHVPTLSIEATLFDNSGLSNSIDADLSSANAVNLKPKTKPTRGPCPGFHGYVLGGKIENPKLWSSEHPNLYTLVVLLKDANGKLIDCESCQVGIRNVVLAHKQMLVNGCPVVLRGVNRHEHHPRLGKTNLEACMIKDLVLMRQNNINAVRNSHYPQHPRWYELCDIFGLYVIDEANIETHGFDDSSTFKHPTLEPIWANAMLDRVVSMVERDKNHACIIVWSLGNESSYGPNHASMSGWIRGRDPTRLLHYEGGGSRTSSTDIVCPMYMRVWDIVKIAKDPSETRPLILCEYSHAMGNSNGNIDAYWMAIDNTFGLQGGFIWDWADQGLLKEDSDGSKFWAYGGDFGDTPNDSNFCLNGIVWPDRTIHPAVHEVKYLHQPIKISSADNMLKIENGHFFETTEALDFSWVLHGDGCILGSGSLNVPTLAPQTSQLINMESSPWFALWSACAAKEVFLSVTVKQRHETRWANAGHLLASAQLCLPQKNVFVPNVIAFSSSPLVCERIGDSLTICKNNAWKIKVNSQLGTIDSWKVNDVELMSKGILPCFWRAPTDNDKGGFFTKPYASRWREAFLDNFTFHSSQFSVKESPDNTVEFSTVYYGVPGHLPKPDDEASESILFRVKMVCRIHESGDVVLDYEVNPRSDLPPLPRVGVVFSAERSLSQVTWYGRGPFECYPDRKAAAYVGVYESSVEDLHVPYIAPVECGGRADVRWVALRDAGGLGLFATAHGGSPPMQMSASYYGAAELDRATHVHRLVKGDDIEVHLDHRHMGLGGDDSWSPCVHEQYLLPPTRYAFSLRLCPVLPTSSCHDIYRSQLPS